The DNA sequence CCAACTCCTGTACCAAGAATTTATTCCAAAACAGGAATACTGGACAAGTTTTTGTCCAGCCTCATCCTTATCACTAAAAACTCGCAGCCAGCGGCTACGAGTCCTATTTTATTCTTTCACGTCGTCTGCTTCTTCGAGCGGACTGACAAGCACCTTAACCTTGGTGACTCGGCCTTCCTTGACCTTATCATTGATGATTTCTAGGTGACGTTGACCGCTATCCACATGGAAGCTTTCTTTTTCTTCTTGTGATGGAATATTGCCGACACCAGTCAGATAGTAGCCGGCAATAGTATCCACATCATCACTTTCCAATTCGGTTTCAAAGTATTCGTTGAAATCATTGAGAGTCATGGTACCGAGGACAATATAGGTATCAGGGGCAATCTCACGAACCTCAACCTCAGCTTGGTCGGTTTCATCATCAATTTCTCCGACAATCTCTTCCAAGAGATCTTCCAATGTCACTAGACCAGCCACACCGCCGTATTCATCCAGCAGAATCGCCATCTGATTTTGCGTCCGACGCAATTCTTTAAGCAGATCGTCCACAAAGATGGTCTCCGGTACAAAGAGGGGCTCCTGTAAAATACGGCGCAGATTAATGGTCTCAAATCCGTTATTAAAGCCCACTTCCAGCAGTTTCTTGGTATGAATCAAACCGAGAACCTTATCCTTGTCATCATCATAAACAGGAATTCGTGAATAGCTTTTCTTGAGGATTTCCTTGATAATTTCCTGAGGATCATCGTTGATATCAACCATGAAGGCATCGGTCCGGTGAACCATAACCTCACGCGCCATCAGTTCATCCAGCGAGAATACCCCTTGCAGCATTTCGATTTCTTCCTGATCAAGAGTCTCCTCACTATTGGTCAGCATGTACTCAATCTCGTCACGCGTCATCTTCTCATCCGCATCATCAAAGGTCATCGGTGTGATCCGACTGAGCAGATTAGTCGAGGCTGACAAGAACCAGACGAAGGGGCTGACAATCTTGCCCAGTCCCACAATAACAGGGGCAGAATAGATGGCCAGATTATCCTTGAGATTCATGGCAATGCGCTTGGGATAGAGTTCCCCTAAAACGATAGCAATATAGGTCAAGAAAATCAGCGAAATGATACTACCTGCTGTCTGGGCAGCAGCAGAATTGCCAAACCAGCCTGCAATCACCTTACCCAGAGAAGCGGATAAACTAGCCCCCTGCAAGAGTGAGATAAAGGTGATACCCACCTGAATGGTTGATAGAAAATTATTGGGCTTGTCCAGTACCTTGACCAGACGGATATATTTTTTATCGCCCTCTTCTGCCTTTTGCTCCACACGCGCCCGATTGAGTGATACCATGGACATCTCGGATGCTGCAAAAAAGGCATTCAACGATGTGAGGACAACAAGTAAAAGCAATTGAAAAAGCAAATGCTGACTGCTCGGGTCTTCCATTAAATTCTTTCTCCTAAAATGTAGATTGCCTTCATTATAGCATAATTTCAAAAAGCATGTTGAAAAGTCGCCCAAGCCCTTAATTTTTCAGACAAAGCATGCTATAATGTAGCTAATTTTTTATAGCGGAGGTAATGTATGGCTATCATTTCCATGAAAAATGTCAGCTTACGTAAGCAAGGGAAAAATCTGCTGACAGGTATCAACTGGACTGTCGAGAAAGGTCAAACGTGGGCTATTCTGGGACTTAATGGGGCTGGTAAAACAACCCTGCTCAAGCTCATCATGGCTGAGCATTACCCTACCGATGGCCAAACGGAGATCTTAGACGTTCCATTTGGCCAAGGAGACATCTCTGAAATCCGCAAGCGCATTGGTATTGTCTCGGGCTTCATCAGCGACCGCCTCTCCCTGCAGATGGTGGCTGAACAGGCCGTTTTAACCGGTAAGTACAAATCTTCCATACTCTACAAGGAATATGGCGAGAAAGATCTGGAAGAGGCTAGAGATATGCTGAGGCGCCTAGAGGGTGAGAAGCTCATCGGACGCAGGCTCCACACCCTGTCTCAAGGAGAACGCCAACTGATTATGATTGCCCGCTG is a window from the Streptococcus criceti HS-6 genome containing:
- a CDS encoding ABC transporter ATP-binding protein, with product MAIISMKNVSLRKQGKNLLTGINWTVEKGQTWAILGLNGAGKTTLLKLIMAEHYPTDGQTEILDVPFGQGDISEIRKRIGIVSGFISDRLSLQMVAEQAVLTGKYKSSILYKEYGEKDLEEARDMLRRLEGEKLIGRRLHTLSQGERQLIMIARCLMEEPDIIILDEATVGLDLFAREKLLKQIDRITDLPQAPTVLYVTHHAEEITQKMDHVLLLKQGRIIAQGKKEDIITLPTLTEFFDNQVSIIPIDNHRFFIKPEL
- a CDS encoding hemolysin family protein; this translates as MEDPSSQHLLFQLLLLVVLTSLNAFFAASEMSMVSLNRARVEQKAEEGDKKYIRLVKVLDKPNNFLSTIQVGITFISLLQGASLSASLGKVIAGWFGNSAAAQTAGSIISLIFLTYIAIVLGELYPKRIAMNLKDNLAIYSAPVIVGLGKIVSPFVWFLSASTNLLSRITPMTFDDADEKMTRDEIEYMLTNSEETLDQEEIEMLQGVFSLDELMAREVMVHRTDAFMVDINDDPQEIIKEILKKSYSRIPVYDDDKDKVLGLIHTKKLLEVGFNNGFETINLRRILQEPLFVPETIFVDDLLKELRRTQNQMAILLDEYGGVAGLVTLEDLLEEIVGEIDDETDQAEVEVREIAPDTYIVLGTMTLNDFNEYFETELESDDVDTIAGYYLTGVGNIPSQEEKESFHVDSGQRHLEIINDKVKEGRVTKVKVLVSPLEEADDVKE